One part of the Equus asinus isolate D_3611 breed Donkey chromosome 30, EquAss-T2T_v2, whole genome shotgun sequence genome encodes these proteins:
- the TMEM9 gene encoding proton-transporting V-type ATPase complex assembly regulator TMEM9 isoform X1 has protein sequence MQLLCLVAVVGCLLVPPAQGNKSSEDIRCKCICPPYRNISGHIYNQNVSQKDCNCLHVVDPMPVPGHDVEAYCLLCECRYEERSTTTIKVIIVIYLSVVGALLLYMTFLMLVDPLIRKPDAYTEQLHNEEENEDARSMAAAAASFGGPRANTVLERVEGAQQRWKLQVQEQRKTVFDRHKMLS, from the exons ATGCAGCTGCTGTGTTTGGTGGCCGTGGTCGGCTGTTTGCTGGTGCCCCCGGCTCAAGGCAACAAG agttctgaagaTATCCGGTGCAAATGCATCTGTCCGCCATACAGGAACATCAGTGGACACATTTACAACCAGAATGTGTCGCAGAAGGACTG CAACTGCCTGCACGTGGTGGACCCCATGCCTGTGCCCGGCCATGACGTGGAGGCCTACTGCTTGCTGTGCGAGTGCAGGTACGAGGAGCGCAGCACCACCACCATCAAG GTCATCATTGTCATCTACCTGTCGGTGGTGGGCGCCCTCCTGCTCTACATGACTTTCCTGATGCTGGTGGACCCTCTGATCCGAAAGCCGGATGCGTACACAGAACAGCTGCACAATGAGGAGGAGAACGAG GACGCTCGCTCTATGGCGGCTGCCGCGGCCTCCTTTGGGGGACCCCGCGCCAACACGGTCCTGGAACGTGTGGAAGGCGCTCAGCAGCGGTGGAAGCTGCAGGTGCAGGAGCAACGGAAGACGGTCTTCGATCGGCACAAGATGCTCAGCTAG
- the TMEM9 gene encoding proton-transporting V-type ATPase complex assembly regulator TMEM9 isoform X2, with translation MWPPGVRSGRPPSPISMQLLCLVAVVGCLLVPPAQGNKSSEDIRCKCICPPYRNISGHIYNQNVSQKDCNCLHVVDPMPVPGHDVEAYCLLCECRYEERSTTTIKVIIVIYLSVVGALLLYMTFLMLVDPLIRKPDAYTEQLHNEEENEDARSMAAAAASFGGPRANTVLERVEGAQQRWKLQVQEQRKTVFDRHKMLS, from the exons ATGTGGCCCCCAG GTGTCCGGTCTGGCCGGCCGCCCAGCCCGATAAGCATGCAGCTGCTGTGTTTGGTGGCCGTGGTCGGCTGTTTGCTGGTGCCCCCGGCTCAAGGCAACAAG agttctgaagaTATCCGGTGCAAATGCATCTGTCCGCCATACAGGAACATCAGTGGACACATTTACAACCAGAATGTGTCGCAGAAGGACTG CAACTGCCTGCACGTGGTGGACCCCATGCCTGTGCCCGGCCATGACGTGGAGGCCTACTGCTTGCTGTGCGAGTGCAGGTACGAGGAGCGCAGCACCACCACCATCAAG GTCATCATTGTCATCTACCTGTCGGTGGTGGGCGCCCTCCTGCTCTACATGACTTTCCTGATGCTGGTGGACCCTCTGATCCGAAAGCCGGATGCGTACACAGAACAGCTGCACAATGAGGAGGAGAACGAG GACGCTCGCTCTATGGCGGCTGCCGCGGCCTCCTTTGGGGGACCCCGCGCCAACACGGTCCTGGAACGTGTGGAAGGCGCTCAGCAGCGGTGGAAGCTGCAGGTGCAGGAGCAACGGAAGACGGTCTTCGATCGGCACAAGATGCTCAGCTAG